Proteins from a genomic interval of Mycolicibacterium grossiae:
- a CDS encoding nitroreductase family deazaflavin-dependent oxidoreductase has protein sequence MGIPEVDPTAGSPLLRLGARLTGNTPGRWITRRVAPRVDRQLLRLSRGRLSSAVVTPELLLVHTGAKTGRRRTTPLTYFTDAGRAVVIASNYGGSRHPSWYYNVLAHPRVTIRAGGHTGTFVGREVTGAERDRLWQLAVDFIPSYAQYERLAARRTIPVLVFTEVGDDA, from the coding sequence ATGGGCATCCCCGAAGTCGACCCGACGGCCGGTTCCCCGCTGCTGCGTCTCGGGGCACGCCTCACCGGCAACACGCCCGGACGGTGGATCACCCGCCGCGTCGCCCCGCGCGTCGACCGGCAGCTGCTGCGTCTGAGCAGGGGACGGCTGTCCTCGGCAGTGGTGACACCGGAGCTGTTGCTCGTGCACACCGGCGCCAAGACAGGGCGCCGCCGCACCACGCCGCTGACGTACTTCACCGACGCCGGACGGGCCGTCGTCATCGCCTCCAACTACGGGGGTTCGCGCCACCCGTCCTGGTATTACAACGTGCTCGCGCATCCCCGCGTCACGATCCGGGCCGGCGGACACACCGGAACCTTCGTCGGCCGGGAGGTCACCGGTGCCGAACGAGATCGTCTGTGGCAGTTGGCCGTCGACTTCATCCCGTCCTATGCCCAGTACGAACGGCTCGCCGCGCGCCGCACCATCCCCGTGCTCGTCTTCACCGAGGTCGGCGACGACGCCTGA
- a CDS encoding TetR/AcrR family transcriptional regulator, whose amino-acid sequence MTPSTPPPQRRTGDRRSPVRRRTASDEVSTVLLHAAENVLDRDGTAGVTIRAVAGAAEVAPMSVYNRFGNKDGLLVALATRALDELAKAIATPDGAAPEDRFRRACRAYRRFALAHPARYALIFAAGSPLSDQASPVAQQGRSVFGILVDLIRGIGAPADATESAQAAWSAIHGSISIEGVGIGQTPDADTSFEHLLDLLVAGLTAS is encoded by the coding sequence ATGACCCCGTCCACGCCACCGCCGCAGCGGCGCACCGGAGACCGACGGTCACCGGTGCGTCGCCGCACCGCCAGCGACGAGGTGTCGACCGTCCTGTTGCACGCGGCCGAGAACGTCCTGGACCGCGACGGCACCGCGGGTGTCACGATCCGCGCCGTCGCCGGCGCGGCCGAGGTCGCACCGATGAGCGTCTACAACCGGTTCGGCAACAAGGACGGCTTGCTCGTCGCCCTGGCGACGCGAGCGCTCGACGAACTCGCCAAGGCCATCGCCACGCCCGACGGCGCGGCACCCGAGGACCGATTCCGCCGCGCCTGCCGCGCCTACCGTCGGTTCGCTCTCGCCCACCCTGCTAGGTATGCGTTGATCTTCGCCGCCGGCAGCCCGCTCAGTGACCAGGCCAGCCCGGTCGCGCAGCAGGGGCGATCGGTGTTCGGCATCCTGGTCGACCTCATCCGCGGCATCGGCGCTCCCGCTGACGCGACCGAGTCCGCCCAGGCCGCCTGGAGCGCCATTCACGGATCGATCTCCATCGAGGGCGTCGGCATTGGCCAAACACCGGACGCCGACACCAGTTTCGAGCATCTGCTTGATCTGCTCGTCGCCGGTCTCACGGCGTCCTGA
- a CDS encoding alpha/beta hydrolase — MTNVVFIHGLWISHTAWQPWLDRFAARGIAGVAPAWPGEHPTVDATRADPSSQAGVGIDEITEHFADIVGRFDTPPVVIGHSFGGLIAQKLLAQHQASAAVAIDPAPIKGVLPLPWAQLRSAFPVLGNPLNRGRATGLSSAQWRYGFGNALAPKESDALWEQWAVPSPGRPLFQAATANFAPRSPAAVDTAVATRGPLLVTAGTLDHTVPYASARATHALYRKSAAVTDFHAFEGRGHSLVIDHGWRDVADTALDWLTAQGVIAAA; from the coding sequence ATGACCAACGTCGTCTTCATCCACGGCCTCTGGATCTCACACACCGCCTGGCAACCGTGGCTCGATCGCTTCGCCGCCCGCGGCATCGCGGGCGTCGCGCCGGCCTGGCCCGGTGAGCACCCCACGGTCGACGCCACCCGCGCCGATCCGTCCTCACAGGCCGGCGTCGGCATCGACGAGATCACCGAGCACTTCGCCGACATCGTCGGCCGATTCGACACCCCGCCGGTGGTGATCGGACACTCGTTCGGCGGGCTCATCGCCCAGAAGCTGCTCGCGCAGCATCAGGCGTCGGCCGCGGTCGCCATCGACCCGGCTCCCATCAAGGGCGTCCTTCCGTTGCCGTGGGCCCAATTGCGCTCCGCCTTCCCGGTCCTCGGCAACCCGCTCAATCGCGGCCGCGCCACGGGCCTCAGCAGCGCGCAGTGGCGATACGGGTTCGGCAATGCGCTCGCACCCAAGGAGTCCGACGCGTTGTGGGAGCAGTGGGCCGTCCCGTCCCCCGGCCGGCCGCTGTTCCAGGCAGCCACCGCGAACTTCGCGCCGCGGTCGCCGGCGGCGGTCGACACGGCCGTCGCCACCCGCGGGCCGCTGCTCGTCACCGCGGGTACGCTCGACCACACCGTGCCGTACGCCTCCGCCAGAGCCACCCACGCCCTGTACCGAAAGTCCGCTGCCGTGACCGACTTTCATGCCTTCGAGGGCCGCGGTCACTCGCTCGTCATCGATCACGGCTGGCGCGACGTCGCCGACACCGCGCTGGACTGGCTCACCGCCCAGGGAGTCATCGCCGCCGCATGA
- a CDS encoding NADPH-dependent F420 reductase translates to MTFAIIGSGNIGSAVAGHFARIGRPVSVATARGPEAVAPLAQRLGSAIEPAELADALRADVVVLAVPFEAVEALVRQVDDWAGRIIVDATNAIDYTDFSAADLDGRASSDLVGEWANGARVVKAFGHTWAKVLAREPGDGHGGRRVLFLSGNDAAANAEVAALITDFGFEPIDLGRHDEGGLLQQFGGPLTTRSFISQPIGGAGPAEMDLIES, encoded by the coding sequence GTGACGTTCGCGATCATCGGATCGGGCAACATCGGTTCGGCCGTGGCGGGGCACTTCGCCCGCATCGGTAGGCCGGTGTCGGTCGCCACCGCCCGCGGACCCGAGGCGGTGGCGCCACTGGCCCAACGACTCGGGTCGGCCATCGAGCCCGCGGAGCTGGCCGACGCGCTCCGGGCCGACGTCGTGGTGCTCGCGGTGCCGTTCGAGGCCGTCGAGGCGCTCGTGCGCCAGGTCGACGATTGGGCCGGCCGCATCATCGTCGACGCGACCAACGCCATCGACTACACCGATTTCTCGGCGGCCGACCTCGACGGCCGTGCCTCCTCCGACCTCGTCGGCGAGTGGGCGAACGGCGCCCGCGTCGTCAAGGCCTTCGGCCACACCTGGGCCAAGGTGCTCGCGCGGGAGCCGGGCGACGGGCACGGCGGCAGAAGGGTGCTGTTCCTGTCCGGCAACGACGCTGCCGCCAACGCCGAGGTGGCCGCACTCATCACCGACTTCGGCTTCGAGCCGATCGACCTCGGCCGCCACGATGAGGGCGGACTCCTGCAGCAGTTCGGTGGACCGCTCACGACCCGCAGCTTCATCTCGCAGCCCATCGGGGGCGCCGGTCCCGCGGAGATGGACCTGATCGAGTCCTAG
- a CDS encoding alpha/beta fold hydrolase, giving the protein MIEPKYIDIHGERLAYYDEGRGDVLLLIHGMAGSAQTWREILPGLAKKYRVIAPDLLGHGKSAKPRTDYSLGAFAVGLRDLLDELGVDSATIVGHSLGGGIAMQFLYQHPDYCQRLVLISSGGLGPDVGLILRLLSAPGAEIVMPLIAPGFVLAAGNSVKSWLTSLGLRSPRGAEIWNAYSSFNDAQTRESFLRTLRSVVDYRGQSVSALNRLQLRSDLPTLAIWGEDDTIIPVDHAYAALEARPDCRLEVLPDVGHFAHVEAPSRVIDLIDEFMTATDVGNSRPGAPVPAAPE; this is encoded by the coding sequence GTGATCGAACCCAAGTACATCGACATCCACGGCGAACGGCTCGCCTACTACGACGAAGGTCGGGGCGACGTCCTGCTGCTGATCCACGGCATGGCCGGCAGCGCGCAGACGTGGCGCGAGATCCTGCCGGGCCTGGCCAAGAAGTACCGCGTGATCGCGCCTGATCTCCTCGGCCACGGCAAGTCCGCCAAGCCGCGCACCGACTACTCCCTCGGCGCGTTCGCCGTGGGACTGCGCGACCTCCTCGACGAACTGGGCGTGGATTCGGCCACCATCGTCGGCCACTCCCTCGGCGGCGGCATTGCCATGCAGTTCCTGTATCAGCACCCCGACTACTGTCAGCGCCTCGTCCTGATCAGCAGCGGCGGCCTAGGACCCGACGTCGGTCTCATCCTGCGACTGCTCTCCGCGCCCGGCGCCGAGATCGTCATGCCCCTGATCGCACCGGGCTTCGTGCTCGCCGCGGGGAACTCGGTCAAGTCGTGGCTCACGTCGCTGGGCCTGCGGTCGCCGCGCGGCGCCGAGATCTGGAACGCGTACTCGTCGTTCAACGATGCACAGACCCGTGAGTCGTTCCTCCGCACGCTGCGGTCGGTGGTCGACTACCGCGGCCAGTCGGTCAGCGCGCTCAACCGGTTGCAGCTGCGTTCGGACCTCCCGACGCTCGCCATCTGGGGCGAGGACGACACCATCATCCCGGTCGACCACGCCTACGCGGCACTCGAGGCCCGCCCCGACTGCCGCCTCGAGGTGCTACCGGACGTCGGTCACTTCGCGCACGTCGAGGCGCCCAGTCGGGTGATCGACCTCATCGACGAGTTCATGACCGCGACGGACGTGGGCAATTCGCGTCCGGGAGCGCCGGTTCCGGCAGCGCCCGAGTGA
- a CDS encoding SDR family oxidoreductase, producing the protein MSQRKTVFITGAAAGIGRATALSLAKRGYVVGAYDLDEVGLKSLAEEFDGIGATIVTGHLDVTDADEMATRVDEFVEAAGGRLDVMINNAGILIAGRFEEIPVARHHREIDINTKGVVNGLHAAFPHLRSTPNSVVVNMASASAIYGQAELANYSATKFFVRAVTEALDLEWKRYGIRVVAMWPLYVQTAMTTDVKTGTTDSLGIRLTAQDIADDIVKAVDPPLGRRLLHQVHYPVGTQAKVLATGARFSPAWLTRLVNKRLAHS; encoded by the coding sequence ATGAGTCAGCGGAAGACGGTTTTCATCACGGGCGCGGCGGCGGGGATCGGCCGAGCGACGGCACTGTCCCTCGCCAAGCGGGGGTACGTCGTCGGCGCGTACGACCTCGACGAGGTGGGCCTGAAGTCGCTCGCCGAGGAGTTCGACGGCATCGGCGCGACCATCGTCACGGGGCACCTCGACGTCACCGACGCCGACGAAATGGCCACGCGCGTCGACGAATTCGTCGAGGCGGCCGGCGGCCGGCTCGACGTCATGATCAACAACGCCGGAATCCTGATCGCCGGCCGCTTCGAGGAGATCCCGGTCGCGCGGCACCACCGCGAGATCGACATCAACACCAAGGGCGTGGTGAACGGCCTGCACGCCGCCTTTCCGCACCTGCGCTCGACGCCGAACTCGGTGGTCGTCAACATGGCGTCCGCATCGGCGATCTACGGTCAGGCCGAACTCGCCAACTACAGCGCCACCAAGTTCTTCGTCCGCGCCGTCACCGAGGCACTCGACCTCGAGTGGAAGCGGTACGGCATCCGCGTGGTGGCGATGTGGCCGCTGTACGTCCAGACCGCGATGACGACCGACGTGAAGACCGGGACCACCGACTCGCTCGGCATCCGGTTGACTGCCCAGGACATCGCCGACGACATCGTCAAGGCCGTCGATCCGCCGCTGGGCCGCCGGCTGCTGCATCAGGTGCACTACCCCGTCGGCACGCAGGCCAAGGTGCTGGCGACCGGCGCCCGGTTCTCCCCGGCCTGGCTCACGCGTCTGGTCAACAAGCGGCTCGCCCACTCCTAA
- a CDS encoding CsbD family protein: protein MGIVDKAKNAAEDAVGKVKEVVGDVTGNDDLKAEGQKDQGVSGVKKVGENVKDKLTD from the coding sequence ATGGGCATCGTCGACAAGGCCAAGAACGCCGCCGAGGACGCGGTCGGCAAGGTCAAGGAAGTGGTCGGTGACGTGACCGGCAACGACGACCTGAAGGCCGAGGGCCAGAAGGACCAGGGCGTCTCTGGCGTCAAGAAGGTCGGCGAGAACGTCAAGGACAAGCTGACCGACTGA
- a CDS encoding S1C family serine protease: MPLSTPSWRRTKVVLAAMACGLALAGPTAPPAAADDFKTEPVLTADTTAVEPGVVRIDTRLDLQQAVGAGTGVVLSPDGIVLTNNHVIRGANDITATNVGNGRTYPVDVLGYDRKSDVAVLRLRGAADLPVAPTAPSSGVRVGDPVTAVGFPGGSGLTRSPGTVQGVAEDITANDELTGSTEELSGLIGFAADIRPGDSGGPLVDQAGRVVGITTAGSQNYRMGGAGGFAIPIDRALGIADAIRAGIPSGSIHVGPTGILGVGVGNDGDGSGVAVRALLRGGPAEQAGVRGGDVITAIDATPVTDGTVLTDVLDQRRPGDTVTVTLRDRAGASRDVRVTLTAGPPN; this comes from the coding sequence ATGCCCCTCAGCACCCCGTCATGGCGCCGCACGAAGGTGGTGCTCGCCGCCATGGCCTGTGGCCTCGCGCTGGCCGGCCCGACGGCACCACCGGCCGCCGCGGACGACTTCAAGACCGAGCCCGTCCTGACCGCGGACACGACGGCCGTCGAGCCGGGCGTCGTGCGCATCGACACCCGGCTGGACCTGCAGCAGGCCGTCGGCGCGGGTACCGGCGTGGTGCTGAGTCCGGATGGCATCGTCCTGACCAACAACCACGTGATCCGCGGTGCGAACGACATCACGGCGACCAACGTCGGCAATGGCCGCACGTATCCCGTCGACGTCCTGGGCTACGACCGCAAGAGCGACGTCGCCGTGCTGCGCCTGCGCGGCGCCGCCGACCTGCCGGTGGCTCCCACCGCGCCGTCCTCGGGCGTGCGCGTCGGCGACCCGGTGACGGCCGTCGGCTTCCCGGGCGGCTCCGGCCTGACCCGGTCGCCGGGCACCGTTCAGGGGGTCGCCGAGGACATCACCGCCAACGACGAATTGACCGGCAGCACCGAGGAACTGAGCGGCCTGATCGGCTTCGCCGCCGACATCCGCCCCGGTGATTCCGGCGGGCCGCTGGTGGATCAGGCGGGCCGCGTCGTCGGCATCACGACCGCCGGATCGCAGAACTACCGCATGGGCGGCGCCGGCGGCTTCGCGATCCCGATCGACCGCGCGCTGGGCATCGCGGACGCGATCCGCGCCGGGATTCCGTCGGGCTCGATCCACGTCGGTCCGACCGGCATCCTCGGCGTCGGGGTGGGCAACGACGGTGACGGGTCGGGTGTCGCGGTTCGGGCACTCCTGCGCGGCGGGCCCGCCGAACAGGCCGGTGTGCGAGGCGGCGACGTGATCACCGCGATCGACGCCACGCCGGTCACCGACGGCACCGTCCTCACCGACGTCCTGGATCAGCGCCGTCCCGGCGACACCGTGACGGTGACGCTGCGCGACCGGGCGGGCGCCAGCCGCGACGTCCGCGTGACCCTCACCGCCGGGCCCCCGAACTGA